The following nucleotide sequence is from Scheffersomyces stipitis CBS 6054 chromosome 4, complete sequence.
TTCTTTAGATGCCAATCACAGCAGATCGAGTCTAGACCCAAAATCGAAATCGCCCGGACCATCTCCAGCTCCATTGGTGTTATCTATTGAtaccaagaacttcaacgtAGATGACGGATCTTCGGATGAAGATGACTGGGGATACAATAGTCAGCATAGCAGCAATGCTGAtctcgttcttgaagacGCTTCGGAATCCAATAATGACAGCAATAGCAACTTCTCGTTTAAGTACTCTTCCGCTAGAGCAACTCCGCAATTACAACAAAAAGAGATCGGCAAGACGGAAACCATCGATTCCTTAATTAAGGATTTGGAAGTAGCCACCGTAGATAGCAGTTCTAAGAAAGACGAACGTGGATTATTACCCAAACTCGATTCGATTCATGACTTCGATATTCCTGATTTCCAAGACGTTTCCTTCAGCAAATATGAtgactttgaagatgaagtcaCAACACCAATTGCTCCATTGTCCATTGACGAAGCCAAAAAGGGCCATGAGGAATATGTAAGTGAACTCAATGTGCGTAAAAAGTCAATTAGAAAACCTCctgaaacaagaaagaatttGGTTTCAGAGGATTATTCCAATATCGCCGATGCAGTCAGTGGTTATATCAATGGCGACGTAGAAAGTAATAATAACAACATGGAAGTCATTGGAGAACTGACGGTTGCGGAAGAAGATCAGGAGTTTAGTCCTGAACAGCCTTTGAAGTTGACTGAATTGCGTCCTGTTGCGTCTACAGGTTCACTTTCAACTGGTAGAATATCTATAGACAATTCTTCGCAATTAGGTGATGGCAATCCAGTTGCACGAGACGATAACGACaatgaaaaggaagacatttcaagaagaatatcgACTATGAGTACAGGCACCTTGAATATGGGTGGATGGAAGCCAAATACCAACAATTTCCGAGATCAATTCATCAATGACAATGATAATGAGTCGTTTAATTTCGACCCTATAaaacaagatgaaaacTTTAAGAAGTTCACTAAGGTGAGAActgtttctgaaatttCTACTGGTTCTAATGGAAGCACTACATCTATTCCGGACACAATTGATGCTGAATTGCCGCgcattgatgaagatgatgacaaTAATGATGACACAACCACTGATGAGCCTGTACAGGCATTAGAAGGAACGAACTCTAATTTCACCACTGATACAGTTTTACTTGAACACCCGCATTCTACTTTATTCAAAGAAGAGACGTTAACGCCAGGTGCTTCTCGCGATAATTTGGGCAAGGCAGAAGACCAGCGCCAGAAGTACAACAGTCTAATAACTCAGGATCCAGAAACTGGCGTCGACAGGAGAATAGCATCAGACGATACGTACATAAACGATAACACCAGCAAAGAGGACGCCAAAAAAAATGAAAGTGAACTCTCTTCCATTGAGCCCAAGAAGACGGTTTCTACGCCTCTGAGTCATCCAGCTGTGCCGCATAATTACCCTGTATTTGactggaagaagattatGTCTATTTCACAGCCACAGGACAGAATAGCAGCATTGAAAGATGCACTTCAGAAGGAAAGTGACTACGACACAGGGTTGCAAACTTGGTTACAGGAGGCTTTGAAGCAATCACAGGTCTCTTCCAATATTCATATTGGAAGAATCGCCTCCGAAGCTTATCAGAATGCGACCCATTCCGAAATCAGAAGACACACTTCTATTAGAAGCAGAGTCTCTATTGTCAAGGACAAGGTGGAAGGTACTGGGTTGCTGGCTTCGAGtcttggaaagaagttCTTTAGTAAGGGACggaagttgatgaagtcCAGCGAGTGATCTACATATATTTATTAAAATAGGAATGCAAGTTCGAAGAGCACgttcattcttctttgtctacaCTAGTTATAAATGTAAAGGTTGAGCCGGAGATAAAAGGAGAAATGTTGCATGTGCTGTAGAGTGTGAATAAACATTTCATTCAAGTATTTGTGAATAATTGGATATTCATCTAAATCTGGGTAACTCGCTCTacttttttgcaactaaTGTTAAACCTGCACATAATTCAGCATCATCAGAAGCACTCCATCTTTCCCAATAAACGCACGTGATAATATTGAAATGTACGACAGCACATTCACTACAAGATACACTTATGGTTTCTCTCGTAATCATGCCAGTATAGCCGAAACTCATTCATCTGATTGGATTAGTGGCGTTTTTTGGAACAGTTGGATTTTGTTGTTTATTTTCAGAGTTTGGGTTTTGCATCTGTTAGCGTAGTATAAACATCGGGGGATTGATTCTGGATTATTAGTGAAATAACAACATTCGTTGTACAGTTTGAGATTTGgcatttcaatttgatatttATTGATATTTCAAAGGTGGCTGGTTATTCACAGTgatatttgttgaatttcGATTGAATCCTATAGCCCATTTGACGTCTGAAGGTATCACTATTAGTACATTTAAGGAAGCTGGTCTTCAATATTTATTTCGGGTTCTGGTTGTTTTTTTCATAATTTAGCAAGCTTACCTTGTATCCACTGCTGTAATCTATGTTCAGAAGTCTAGCGCAAGTATACGTTCTCCCTGTGGTATCGTTTGTCATCAACCACACTCCGAGCTTCATCTGGGTAAtacttgacttcttcatgGATATATGTTTTTTCTGGGTCAAACGGCTCTACTCGTTCTACAACCTGAAAGATCCGCTCAAAGAGTACCTCAAGcacttgaagaatgtcAAAAGTTACAATGAATGGAAGCAGACGGTGGCTGAGATCGACAAGCTCACCAACATGGATTTGTGGAGACAGAACTTCATTCTGAAGCACTACGACTATTTGCTTATAAACGACAGAATCAAACTCTTGCAACAGGCGAGACTTAGCGAGGATTCTCTGTTGATAATGTCTCTTTTGCGTTCGGGTCTAATTCGTAATTTTGGTGGCATTTCCCAGAAGCGACTCTATATCAAGTCGTATATGGGTaccaaattcaagattgaGGAGTATATTGCTGAAGTGCTCAATTGCTTGAACTATCTCAACGAGTCCATCAATAGTGAGAGAGACAACGAAGAGTATATCATGAATAGCAAGCAGTTGAAGCTAGACTTCTTCCATGATGTGAGACAGTCATTTGGGTCTACTGCGTTGTTGCTACAGGGTGGTTCTCTCTTTGGGTTATGTCACTTAGGAGTGGTTAAAGCATTGTATTTCAAGGGTTTGTTGCCCCGTATAATTGGTGGCAGCGCTGTGGGAGCTGCTGTGGCTTCGTTGGTCTGTACACTCACAGATCAGGAGTTGATTCCGATCTTGATTTCGATCGCTGATGTCATGAAGAGCATGGATCGTTTGAATCACGATGTAGATGAAAGATACGGTAATGTCATAGAAAATGTAGTAAAAAAGGGCTATTCTGAGGATATCTTGATTTTCCTTAAGTTTGTCAAAGACACCATCGGCGACTTGACGTTTGAAGAAGCGTATCTCAAAACGGAGAAGGTTCTCAACATCGTAGTGCACCCTACTCACCAATTGGTGCCTTCGCTTCTCAACTATATAACTGCTCCCAACGTCATTATCTGGACAGCCATTTATGCCAGTATAGGAACAGGTGTCCTTTCTGACAATGTCCAAATCTATGTgaaagacttcaacaacaatattgTGCCCAGATCGCCAGATCTCAATATCACCTTCTTGAAGCCCCAAGATGTGACATATTCACAGCagtacttcaacttcaagaagaggGATGATAATGGAGGCAGTTTCATGTTTGACAATGGTCAGCTTAAAGAAAATTCTCCCTATACCAGGTTGACAGAGCTTTTCAACGTCAATCATTTCGTTATCAGTTTAGCCCGCCCCTACTTGGCACCTCTCATCAGTAACGATCTCAAACATTACCATGTATATGGCAAAGTCAGATACAACGATACGGGACATTGCAAGACAAAGCTTTTGGACATTCCTGCAACGAATACAGATGTAGAATTGAGCAAGACATATGTTGACGATGTGGAAAAATACACCAAAGATACGACATTCACTTTATTCAAGCATGTCAAAGACATTGTTGGCATGGAAATCCAGCACCGTTTAGTGGTGATGAACAAATTAGGGTTGCTAAATGATGTCATGAAGAGATTCTTCATAGATGAGAAGCCTACGTCGCTACAATCTTTAGCCAGCATCCGTGAGGTAACGATTGTTCCTGAGTTGATGTATCTCGTTAAGGACTTTGGCAGAGTGTTTGATGTTCACAAGACAATGGAGAACATACCCTACTGGGTGTTGGTAGGGGAAAGATCTGTCTGGCCGTTGTTTCCACTCTTGTGGACTAGATGTTCTATTGAGTTTGCATTGGATGATCTATACAACATACATAGAAAGAAAGGTTAGtctctatatatatgaTAAAAATGCTAGCCTATCTAAGAAACAACCTAACGTTAGAGTCCTTAGtgatgttgaagatgtaCTCCTTCTCGTTGACGTAGAGGTTGGGTATAAGCGAGTCTACTGGTATAGCTCCCGTGGAGACGGCTAGACTGCCCGTGATGTCATTAGCTCTGCCAGTCAGTAACGGTTGTAGGCTAATGTTGTACTGTGAACGATGGTGAAGTTTTACCAAAAAGTCTGTACACTTAAATACTGGATCTTGCGAAACAGAAGAGTCTAAATTGAATACTGTATTGTAATCTCGTGATGATATCACAAACAACTGACGAGATAGTCTGTTAACCTTGAGCAATAGAGCC
It contains:
- a CDS encoding predicted protein (go_function catalytic activity; nutrient reservoir activity), whose amino-acid sequence is MFRSLAQVYVLPVVSFVINHTPSFIWVILDFFMDICFFWVKRLYSFYNSKDPLKEYLKHLKNVKSYNEWKQTVAEIDKLTNMDLWRQNFISKHYDYLLINDRIKLLQQARLSEDSSLIMSLLRSGLIRNFGGISQKRLYIKSYMGTKFKIEEYIAEVLNCLNYLNESINSERDNEEYIMNSKQLKLDFFHDVRQSFGSTALLLQGGSLFGLCHLGVVKALYFKGLLPRIIGGSAVGAAVASLVCTLTDQELIPILISIADVMKSMDRLNHDVDERYGNVIENVVKKGYSEDILIFLKFVKDTIGDLTFEEAYLKTEKVLNIVVHPTHQLVPSLLNYITAPNVIIWTAIYASIGTGVLSDNVQIYVKDFNNNIVPRSPDLNITFLKPQDVTYSQQYFNFKKRDDNGGSFMFDNGQLKENSPYTRLTELFNVNHFVISLARPYLAPLISNDLKHYHVYGKVRYNDTGHCKTKLLDIPATNTDVELSKTYVDDVEKYTKDTTFTLFKHVKDIVGMEIQHRLVVMNKLGLLNDVMKRFFIDEKPTSLQSLASIREVTIVPELMYLVKDFGRVFDVHKTMENIPYWVLVGERSVWPLFPLLWTRCSIEFALDDLYNIHRKKG
- the DSP7 gene encoding Dentin sialophosphoprotein precursor, with amino-acid sequence MSDQFGRHKSNRWVNASVPSYGDDWGDEYDYDDAYESDPDSRQKQKPPTPQRFELPEDSTPNSDSSNGYSHPLPTEQLHQIQSQANSGNSPAPSDLVLSIDKFKNAPTSDSDDSDDDDDSGFPEVVEDIHDASRKSSAGTELGYGPDDPVVHTVTKVAHIYDKNGDADLAPPTPTYSVSQGGFAGPETPQSDSSFRSDADSIQHEPESLTLADSSQFFSRSRDILGAETSTEKPSRKDTLKRVPPESDNLPSAYESPSLDANHSRSSLDPKSKSPGPSPAPLVLSIDTKNFNVDDGSSDEDDWGYNSQHSSNADLVLEDASESNNDSNSNFSFKYSSARATPQLQQKEIGKTETIDSLIKDLEVATVDSSSKKDERGLLPKLDSIHDFDIPDFQDVSFSKYDDFEDEVTTPIAPLSIDEAKKGHEEYVSELNVRKKSIRKPPETRKNLVSEDYSNIADAVSGYINGDVESNNNNMEVIGESTVAEEDQEFSPEQPLKLTELRPVASTGSLSTGRISIDNSSQLGDGNPVARDDNDNEKEDISRRISTMSTGTLNMGGWKPNTNNFRDQFINDNDNESFNFDPIKQDENFKKFTKVRTVSEISTGSNGSTTSIPDTIDAELPRIDEDDDNNDDTTTDEPVQALEGTNSNFTTDTVLLEHPHSTLFKEETLTPGASRDNLGKAEDQRQKYNSLITQDPETGVDRRIASDDTYINDNTSKEDAKKNESELSSIEPKKTVSTPSSHPAVPHNYPVFDWKKIMSISQPQDRIAALKDALQKESDYDTGLQTWLQEALKQSQVSSNIHIGRIASEAYQNATHSEIRRHTSIRSRVSIVKDKVEGTGLSASSLGKKFFSKGRKLMKSSE